The Pseudomonas sp. LFM046 region CAGGGCACCTTGAGCTTGGGGCAGCGGTTGCCGTCGATCAGGGCCAGTTTCGGGGTGACGCTGAGTCCTTCCACCGCGCGCTGCATGGCCAGCATGGTGGCGTGGAGGATGTTCAGCTGGTCGATCTCTTCCACTTCGGCGCGGGCTATGCACCAAGCCAGCGCCTTTTCGCGAATCTCATCGAATAGCGCTTCCCGGCGCGCTTCAGTGAGCTTCTTGGAATCGTTGAGCCCGAGGATCGGCCGCGCCGGATCGAGGATCACCGCCGCAGTGACCACCGGGCCGCAGAGGGGACCGCGACCGACTTCGTCGACGCCGGCCACCAGTTCTTCCACCAGGCTGAAATCCAGGCCGAGCTGCATCAGGGTGCTCCAATCAGTTGCAGGATGGCATCGGCCGCCTGGCGCGAGGCATCCTGGCGCAAGGCGCGGTGAATGGTGTCGAACCCGTCGGTCTGCACCTCGCCGTCATCAATCAGCGGCGCCACAGCGTGGGCCAGGGCGTCGGACGTAGCGGCATCCTGCAGCAACTCGGGCACCAGCAGCCGCTGGGCCAACAGGTTTGGCAGGGACACGTAGGGGCTCTTCACCAAACGCTTGAGAATTCGGTAGGTGAGCGGCGCCACCTTGTAGGCCACCACCATGGGGCGCTTGTAGAGCAGCGCTTCAAGGGTGGCGGTACCGGAGGCGATCAGCACCGCATCGCAGGCGGCCAACGCCTCGTGGGACCGGCCATCAAGCAGTTTCAGGGGCAGTTCCCGGCCGGCCAGCATGGCCTCCAACTGCTCGCGCCGCTCGGGGCTGGCGCAGGGCAGGACGAAGCGGACACCGGGACGAATCGACCGCAGGCGCTCGGCAGCGTCGAGGAACAGTGCCCCCAGCTTGCCCACCTCGCCGCCTCGGCTGCCGGGCATCAGCGCTACCAGGGGCGCGTCGACCGGCAGATCGAGCCCCGTGCGCGCAGCCGCACGGTCGGCCTCGAGAGGAATGGCATCAGCCAGCGGGTGGCCAATGAAACGAACCGGCACGCCATGCTCTTCGTAGAAACGCGCTTCGAAGGGGAAGAGCGTGAGCATCAGGTCACAGCCTTCGCGAATCTTCAGCACCCGCTTCTGCCGCCAGGCCCAGACCGAAGGACTGACGTAGTGCACGGTCTTGATCCCGGCGCGGCGCAGCTTGAGCTCGACGCCCAGGTTGAAGTCCGGTGCATCGATGCCGATGAAGACGTCAGGACGCGCGTCGATCAGGGTCTGGATCAGCAACTTGCGACGGCGCAGCAGCTCGGGAAGGCGCCCCAGCACCTCCACCAGGCCCATGACCGCCAGGCGTTCCATCGGGAAATAGGATTCCAACCCTTCCGCCTGCATACGGGGGCCGCCAACACCGATGAACTCGGCTTCGGGATGGCGGGCCTTGAGCGCCTGCATCAGGGTGGAGCCGAGGATGTCGCCGGACGCCTCGCCGGCAACCAGCGCGATGCGCAAAGGACGATTCATGGGCTCAGCGGGTGATGCCGCGGGTCGAGGACTGGATGGAATCGCGGAATACGGCCACTTCCGGGAACTGGGCGGAGGGCTCGGCCAGCTCGGCCAGAGCCTGCTCCACAGTCAGCCCCTGGCGGTAGACCACCTTGTAGGCGCGACGAAGCGCAGAAATGGCCTCGGCACTGAAGCCACGACGGCGCATGCCTTCGAAGTTCATGCTGCGGGCTTCGGCCGGATTACCGAAAACGGTGACGTAGGCCGGTACGTCCTTGCCGATGGCCGTGCCCATGCCGGAGAAGCTGTGGGCGCCAATGCGGCAGAACTGATGCACCAGGGTGTAGCCAGACAGGATCGCCCAGTCGTCCACGTGTACGTGGCCCGCCAGGGCGGTGTTGTTCACCAGGATGCAATGATTGCCGATCACACTGTCATGACCGATATGCACATAAGCCATCAGCAAGTTGTGGTCGCCGATAGTGGTTTCCGAACGGTCCTGCACCGTGCCGCGGTGGATGGTGACACCCTCGCGGATCACGTTGTGGTCGCCGATCACCAGTCGGGTGGGCTCACCCTTGTACTTCAGATCGGGCGTATCCTCACCGACCGAAGAGAACTGATAGATGCGATTGTGCTTACCGATACGGGTCGGGCCCTTGATAACCACATGAGGTCCGACCACGGTCCCCTCGCCGATTTCCACATCGGGTCCAACGATCGACCAGGGGCCGACCTGAACGCCCTCGGCCAGCTTGGCCGAAGGATCGATAATGGCGCGAGGGTCAACCAAACTCATAGTTTGCGTTCCGCACAGATGATCTCGGCCGAGCAGACTTCCTTGCCATCGACGGTGGCCTGGCAGTCGAACTTCCAGATGCCGCGTTTGACGCTGACAAACTTCGCCTCAAGGATCAGCTGGTCGCCCGGCAGGACCGGCTGGCGGAAGCGCAGCTTATCCGAACCCACGAAGTAGTACAGGGTGCCATCGGCCGGCTTCACATCGAGCATCTTGAAACCGAGGATGCCGGCCGCCTGGGCCATGGCCTCGATGATCAGCACGCCCGGCATGATCGGATGCTGCGGGAAGTGGCCGTTGAAGAAGGGCTCGTTGATGCTGACATTCTTGTAGGCGCGAATGCGCTTGCCTTCAATATCCAGGTCCACCACCCGATCCACCAGGAGGAAGGGGTAGCGGTGCGGCAGATATTCGCGAATCTCGTTGATGTCCATCATGTTCCTGGAGCCTTTAGAGAGAATTTGGGATGCACGGCGCTGCGTGGATCACGCTTCTGATGAAGCATCCCCACCCGGGGTCACTGCCGCCAGGCGCTTTTCCAGTTGCTGCAGACGACGCGCCATGTCGTCCAACT contains the following coding sequences:
- the rnhB gene encoding ribonuclease HII, translated to MQLGLDFSLVEELVAGVDEVGRGPLCGPVVTAAVILDPARPILGLNDSKKLTEARREALFDEIREKALAWCIARAEVEEIDQLNILHATMLAMQRAVEGLSVTPKLALIDGNRCPKLKVPCAPVVKGDSQVPAIAAASILAKVSRDREMAELDASYPGYGIAGHKGYPTPVHLEALRRLGPTPIHRRSFGPVRALIDESN
- the lpxB gene encoding lipid-A-disaccharide synthase — encoded protein: MNRPLRIALVAGEASGDILGSTLMQALKARHPEAEFIGVGGPRMQAEGLESYFPMERLAVMGLVEVLGRLPELLRRRKLLIQTLIDARPDVFIGIDAPDFNLGVELKLRRAGIKTVHYVSPSVWAWRQKRVLKIREGCDLMLTLFPFEARFYEEHGVPVRFIGHPLADAIPLEADRAAARTGLDLPVDAPLVALMPGSRGGEVGKLGALFLDAAERLRSIRPGVRFVLPCASPERREQLEAMLAGRELPLKLLDGRSHEALAACDAVLIASGTATLEALLYKRPMVVAYKVAPLTYRILKRLVKSPYVSLPNLLAQRLLVPELLQDAATSDALAHAVAPLIDDGEVQTDGFDTIHRALRQDASRQAADAILQLIGAP
- the lpxA gene encoding acyl-ACP--UDP-N-acetylglucosamine O-acyltransferase, giving the protein MSLVDPRAIIDPSAKLAEGVQVGPWSIVGPDVEIGEGTVVGPHVVIKGPTRIGKHNRIYQFSSVGEDTPDLKYKGEPTRLVIGDHNVIREGVTIHRGTVQDRSETTIGDHNLLMAYVHIGHDSVIGNHCILVNNTALAGHVHVDDWAILSGYTLVHQFCRIGAHSFSGMGTAIGKDVPAYVTVFGNPAEARSMNFEGMRRRGFSAEAISALRRAYKVVYRQGLTVEQALAELAEPSAQFPEVAVFRDSIQSSTRGITR
- the fabZ gene encoding 3-hydroxyacyl-ACP dehydratase FabZ, encoding MMDINEIREYLPHRYPFLLVDRVVDLDIEGKRIRAYKNVSINEPFFNGHFPQHPIMPGVLIIEAMAQAAGILGFKMLDVKPADGTLYYFVGSDKLRFRQPVLPGDQLILEAKFVSVKRGIWKFDCQATVDGKEVCSAEIICAERKL